DNA sequence from the Candidatus Auribacterota bacterium genome:
AGGAAACGGGCTCGGGATGGAGCAGCAGGCAAGTCACGAGTGCTGGCGTGAACGGAGCAAGCAGTTGAACCCGCGCATGCGCGAGGGAGGGACCAGATCATGTCTATTGACTCCGCGCCTTTGATGGGTGACCCATTACGCCTCATAATAAAAGTACTCGAAATCTTTTGGACAGAACTCCTAACAATCTGATATACAGGCTGTTGGGAGGAAAAGATGATGCTGGAGCTAGATATGAGGACACGTAAGATTTTGGTAAAAAAGCTGTTAGGTCGCTACAGAAGGTCTCCTCAGCGACATGAGCGCGTCCACTGCAGACCGCCTCCTTCGCGCGGAGCGTTGCAGATGAGAGGTGATGATAGGATTATGGTTCTCTTCCGTTTTGTGTGGGTTTACTTGCCGATCGTGAAGTGCGTGCTGACTTCGAGAAAGGCGTCCGCACGGGATCTGATCGGTCTGCTCGGGTCAAAGAAAGCGGTCACCAGTTCGTAGGGGCCGGCTGGTGCGCCGCGAGGGATGCTCGTGGATAGTAGCGGATAGCTGAAGGGCAATTCGAGTCTGCGTCCATTTTTAACTATCGGTGTTAACGGAGAACTCTTCACCGCTAATGAGTCTCCAGATCTGAACATCGTGTTGTTGAGAACAATCTCTGCGGGGGCCAATGGTGTATCAGTGGCGGTCGGTGTCATCGTGGGAGTGGGGGTTACCGTGGGAGTGGGAGTGATCGTCGGCGTCGGCGTTATTGTTGGCGTCTGAGTGGGCGTGGGGGTGATGGTCGGCGTGGGGGTGATGGTCGGAGTAGGAGTAATGGTCGGCGTTCGCGTCGGAGTGGGGGTCAGCGTCGGTGTACGAGTGGGCGTGGGCGTCGGCGTGGGCAAATCTTTAAAGGCGTAGAGTTTGTTGTCGAGCGATCCCACGTAGACATATCCGTCGTAGCCTATTGCGGGTGAAGACCTGACATCGTCTCCGGTTGTGTAACTCCATTTGCGATAACCTGCCGAGGTGAGCGCGTACATCCCATTATCATCGGAACCTACATATATGCTCCTGTCAGACCCTATGGCCGGAGAAGAATACACATAGCTTCCGGTTTTGTAACTCCATTGACGAGAGCCTGCTGAAGATAGGGCGTATAAGTTGCGGTCAGTACTCAGAGATCCAACATAAACTGTCCCCCAATAGCCTATTGCGGGCGAGGACTGAACATCGCTCCTCGTTCTGTAACTCCATATGAAAGAACCCGCTGAAGTGAAGGCGTAGAGGCGATTGTCATAAGATCCCACACAAATATTCCCATCAGAGCTTATTGCCGGCGAAGACACGACATTATCCCCTGCCATGTAACTCCATATTAAGATGCCTGCTGTAGTAACGGCATAGAGGGCGTTGTCATTAGACCCCATGTAGATGTTCCCTTCAGAACTTATTGCGGGAGAAGACGCAACACTATCTCCGGTCATGTAACTCCAGCTTTGAGAGCCTGCTGAGGTGAGGGCATAGATTGCGTTATCATAAGAACCTACGTATATACTTCCGTCAGAGTCGATGACGGCAGAGGAGTTCACATCGTATCTGGTTTTGTAACTCCATGTGAGTAAGCCATCAGAAGTGAAAGCGTAGAAGTTGTTGTCGTAGGATCCTGCATACACAACCCCGTCAGAGTTTATCGCAGGCGAAGACCGAACATCGTACCCTGTCATGTAGCTCCATATTAACGCTCCTGCTGAAGTGAGGGCATAGAAAGTATTGTCATTGGATCCCACACAGGCTCTCCCATCAAAACCTACCACGGGGGGAGAATATATATCTTCCCCCGTTTCATAGCTCCACTCGAGATGGCCTGTCTGTGGGCCAAGGTAAGTGCTCTGTCCTGTATGACTATTATCGTAATGGAACATGGGCCATGGCCCCCCCGGCCTCGGCGTCGGTGTGATCGTCGGGGTCGGCGTAGCCGTTGGGGTGTACGTTGGGACCGAGGGATCCCATGTCGGCGTGCGGGTTGGAGTTATCGTTGGAGTGGGTGTCGGGCCATCATCTACATAATAGGGGCCATCTGTAAAACCCGATCCCGAAATGGAATACGTGGAGCCATCAGTGCTGATTGTAAGGGTGCCGGTTCCGTTGCGGACCTGGGGGGGCACTGAACTAAGGCATGAAAGGTCATAGCTAGGAACGCAATAGATCATTTCTGCCCCTGCAGTTATTAAATAGGGTATCGTAGTTCCGCCACAACTAGTTGCGTCGCAGGGGGTCGTTGCCGTACCACAGATGGTGGCATATTCGGGCTTGATATTGTTGAAATAACTCAAGCTTGATGTTGAGTTAGTGCAGGTTCCGTGATGGCTTATCTTAAGAACATCTATATTTATGTTGTTATTATGAAACCACTGACCCAGATGGCTTTCACCAGTACCATACATGTCGCCCGCAGTTAAATAGTCGAATCCTCCATATTTGATCCACAGAGCCATGCTACATGAATTTTCGTCGGTGCAGCTCCAGCTCCCCCCATCGATTGCGCTGCCGTTGGCGGCAACGACTTTCACTGTCACACCGTCCTTTTCGTAGAGGTTTTGCCCTATGGAAACGTTATCCCATCTGTATTGTTGGCCGTTGCCGTTACAATGATCACTGTGGTCATGGGATAAAGTAGTTATGTTCCCGGTCCCGCAATCGATTCCCATTGTTGTCGAATCAGGAAAGGTAATTCGATGACCCTCATTACCACCACTATTGGTAGTAATAGTCAGCAGGCCGGAGGATCCACGCACCTCTTCTACAGGCTCGGATTTTTCCGTCACATTGAATTCAGCCGAGTCGAAGCCAAGATATCCGCTCCTTGACAATTCGCCGGGGTATGCGACGAGCGAGGCGTAAACTTTATAGGAACCGGCAGATATCGCGCAGGGATGCATGGCAAGGATGTCTATTGTAACGGGTCGGTCTATCGGACCCGCGCCCGTGATAATAGGATGAATCCCTCGAGCAAATGAACCGTCGCCGCGCAATGAATATGTTTCGCCCCCGGGCGTAACAAAAACGACGTATCCGGATACGCGGAGAGGAACGGCGCTGATGTCGAATGACAACGCCAACGGTTCCCCGGGGGAAATATCGTTTTCACTGATGTGTAAAGAAAGGGCGGAATGGCCATTCTCGCTCGGTATGATTGTACGAGCCCCGCATAATATAATGCCTGCGGTGAGAAGAGATGATGCAATTTTTACGTATCGTTTAGATGTCATAAAATATGAACGTGTGCCAATCCCTCAGTTTTGGGCTATATTCAGTTCATCTGTCATCCCCGCGGAAGCCCGCCTCGTAACAGCACACAGAATAACTCTTGCCACACGGCTAATCATACCACAGTATTCGACACAAAGTCAACAGATGAATCGTAGTCGATATTGATTATGGTTAGTTAATATGCGCGCACAATTCACGCGTGAGGCAGGTGGCGGATAGGCAAAAGAACCAGGGGAGAAATGTGATGGGGCGGGCAACTATTCTTCTTCGTTCTTATATCCGTCCCACATCTGCTCGTAATCTATCTCCTCGATCGTGGGCGTTCCCTTGGAGGCATCAGGACCCCAGTCCCTGAGCTCCCGGCTGGAAGTCTCGATCAATTCAGATTGGACTACTTCGTAGCTCAGACCGTCGTCGGTTTTATAATTGATCTTGTTTTTCAGACAGTAGCTCGTGATTTTTTTGAGTATCCGCTTGTCGGCGTTTTCCCGGAAGAACCGCCTTCGCTTCCTGCTCCACTTCATCCTGAATGCTTTGAGGAGCGTGTCTTTATCCTTGTCCGCGTTAGTTCCCCACACGTAAATGGTGCTCATCCCTGGGCCTCCCCTGCGACGCGACCGGGCTGCATATTTAGAATGCGACTCTGATAGATGCGGCACGATATACAAATTGATGGTGGCTGTCAAGGGGAAAAACAGGGGGGTTCGTAACCCCTCAGTTATAGGGGGGAAACAGTACGGACGATCATCCACTGATTTCACGGATGAGCACGGATTTTATTAATGGGAGTGCCTAATCTTTTACACATCCACGCGCTGTCATTGCGGGATCGCAATGACAATATTCTGATATCACATACATAAGCCGGAAACTGGATTTTTTCACACCTTCTGACCCATTACGCGGCGGTTACCGCACGGGGGCCGGGCCTGTTTCCGGCGTGCGTGCGCTGAGGGGGATGATGTCTATGGAGTCGACCCAGAGGTCCGCCCGGCCTGTGTGGATGATTCTGATATCCACGCGATCACGCGCAGGCATTTCGAAGTCGAGCTGCACGGGATTGTAACAGCCGCTCTCGCCGAGCTCCGGAAGGTTAAGATCGCGCGAGGCGAGGGGTTCATCTCTTTTCCACGCGCGCACCTCCATTCTGGCGAGGGCTTCTCTCCCCTTCGGGCGGTCGTACTTGAGCTTGACGAGCAGCCGGTACGCGCCTTTCTCCAGCGGATGGTAGGGTCCTTTCACCATGGCTCCGGCGGCCGATCTGTCGCGGTGAGCGAATCGAGCCAGCCCGCTCGATGAGGCAGCATCTTCAACGCGCTCCTCTCCTGTATCGAGAGGCATATCAGGAGCTCCATAGTGCCTCCGGCTGTTCACCGATGCCAGGTAGAGCACCGCCTCCGATCCATCAGGCAGGGGATAATTTTTGAGTCGCTGGAGGAGCGCCCAGGACTTTCCCCATTCACTGAGCTGCTGCCTCTGCGCTGCGGTGACGAGCCGCGCGAGAATGAACTGGGCCTCATCGGGGGGCATCCATCTGACCGGATATCCGCCCTGGTCTATATAGTAGAGGAGTGAATAGCGATTGAAGCGCGGATGCGGGGAGATGAACCAACCCAGTGTCGCCCGGTGATCGGATGTGCCCTCACCGAGGGTGGCGATGTCCGCGATGATTTTCTTGAGGGCCCAATCCTCGCGGCGCGGCAATCCGATGCCGTAGAAGGGAAATTCTGCGCGGAACGGCTCGAGGGGAAGCGGCAGGCACGAGGCGCATTTCTGGCGAAGAGAGGGAACTGCGAGAAAGATTGTGGACTGCCCCCACGGCAACCCGAAGTTGATTGCGAGAAAATTCAACGCGCTCACCGCCACAGCGGCGCCGGTGATCCCGTTCCGCAGAGACCCTCTTCTCACCATGGATGCGCCCGCCGCCGTCAGGAGCGCTGCCGCGGGGAGCACCGGCATGAGCAATCGCGGTGTCTTCTGTCTGGCCGGCATGAGCAGGATCATCGGCACGAACAGCCAGAGAATCAGCAGGAGGGAAGCCTTCCTGCGCACGACCGCGATGGTGAGCCCGGCAAGGAGGAGCAGCGTCATGGGGACGAGGAGCAAGGTGGTGGGGAAGGCGCAGGGATAAAAGAGGAGGCTTTTGAAAAGAGCGGCTGCCGAGGGAATGCCCCATGCCCCTCTCGCGAGCGACGCAATCGCTCTCGTGGAGTGAGCGCAATACCATGGACCTGCCACGAGCGCCGCAGCTCCCGCGCCGAAGGCAAGATTGCGCCTTCGGGCTGTGAGGGGGGCGGGGGAGAGCAACTTTCTATCCGAGGAAAGAAGGAGATACATGAGGGGGCCCACGCAAAAAATAACAAAGTGCCATGCGATAAGCATCCCCGCGCCACAGATGAGCCCCAGGAGGATGCTCCAGGAGGATCGGCGGGATGCCACCGCGCGCAGCGCGGCGTACATGGCGAGTGTCACCATTGTCGTTTCCGGGATGTCCGGGACGTAGATTTTGGACAATCCGACTATGATCGGATACGATGCGACCAGGGCGGCCCCGGTCACCCCCACCGTTTCGGAGTAGAGCCTCCTGCCGATGCCATAGACCGAGATGATCAACAGCGAGATGAAGAGGATGTTGACCATTCCCGCCGCCGATTTATCCGTGCCGCCCACGAGGTAGAAGGGAATAGTAACGACATACACAAGCGGAGGGGAGGTTTCATATCGCTTGAATAGCAGGAACGAGAGCCTTTCTTTTAGCGGGCGCTCAAGATCACCGAGGTAATGGAGGCTCGCACGCAGGCGCAGGGCCTCCTCCGGGAGGGGAGGCTGCGTATCAGAACGGTGCCACTGGTAGATGCTCACACCGCATGCAATGATGATTATTGCCAATATAAATGATGGACGCATAGTAACTACTCAGGTAGTCAGAAGTCAGGAGCCAGAATCCAGAATGGATCGCGAATAAGCTTCCAGTAGCTTACTGACCTCTTCGAGCAACTGCATTAACTCGGAAACATCGCCGTAGCCCAGGCCCTCAAGTGTCGCCGCCGGCGTCTTCATTCTAACTCCTGACTCCTGAATTCTGGCTCCTGAGCAGTTACGACGCATATATACCGAGGGACCTTATCGGCGTTTCTTTTCCCGGCACGCAGGTGAGATATTATACATAAGATATTGCACCTCGCGCTCGCACTATTCGAAGCAGGCGCAGGGCAGCGCCAGATGGTGCCGATATAAGTATGGGCTTTCCAAGATGCCGTAGCGCACACTTGCGTGCTCGTTACAGGGCTCTTAAAAGTACAGACTTTTGCACCTATCATCCAGAGCCATAGCAGGTGGGCACTTGGCTGGGCTATCTTGTTTTCGCGCGATGTCCCTTACGACTGGGCCGGCTCACAGTTTCAGGCCGCTGTGCTCCTCCGCGGAAAAGCGGCGGAACATCCGGCGTATGTCCTCCGTATACGCATACTGCTCATCCGGATTTTCCATTCTCTGCCAGAGGACAAAGGAGATGCCCTCCCGGGGGTTGTACCTGTCTCTGATTATCTTCAGGAGGCGGTAATTCCTCTGAAATTCACGTTCTCGTATTAGTCGCGCGAAGAGCGGTTCCTTTGTGCGCGGGAGAATCTCCATGATTATTATCGCGACATTGTTCGCGAGCAGGTAGGAAGCCCGGGGGCCGGTGCGTGCGATAATGGCGTCATTGATCCCGCATAAATCTATCGTTTCCATTCGCGAGTAGTAGGGGATTTGCCCGGCCTGATCTGTCGCGATCACCGTATGGGGGGGATAGTGGGCGGCGAGCCAGAGACCGATCCGCTGTTTCATCTGGGAGAGGTCGGGATTGACGAGCGCCCGGAGTGTGTCGACGCAATGCCGCGCACTGTTGCAACGATATGCGATGGTCCAAGAGAGGTCCCGGTTCCGCCAGATCGCTATTCTCGTGAGCGGCATCATCGCGAGGGAGAGGAGGAGCGCGAGCGCGGTGACAGCGCGGCGCACTGCCAGCATGCGCGCGCGCGCCGCGGAAGCTGCCGCGAGAGACGCGATCCCTTTTGCTGCAAGAAAATACACGACCGGCGCAACTGGAGCGAAAAAACGGAACCAGGGGAAGAAATCACCGCCCGAGACAACTGCAAAGAGGATCTGGGCGATGCAGACCAGCGTGCATACCTGGACGGTCACCGACCGGCGCCAGTTGCAGCTCGCACCGGTGATTGCAAGGAGAGAGACCGGCCAGGGGAGATAATACACGAGGTAATAGAAAAGGTACCTGAATCCCCGGTACTTTTGCACGACTGAACCGAGAGCGACCTTGGCGTAGTACGAGTTGGGGAGGAGGTCGCCGTAGTAACGGTAGCGCCAGAGCAGAAAGAGAGCGACCATGCCAATTGTCATCCCTATCCAAAGACGCGTCCATGACCATTCACTCCTCGACCGGATACTCGAGGAGACCTGGTGAGCGGCACATACACAGAGGAAGATTCCTCCCTCAGGGCGTGTACAGGAGAGCATAGCCAGGAGCAGCGCGAGCCTGAAGGCATGGATAAGATTTTTCTTTGCGGGGGAGTAATAGTAGATGCAGAGGATGATTAAAAGGGCGTGCAGGGGGGTTTCCATGCCGCTCTTGGCGTACACGAGGAAACCCTTGTCGAGGGATAAGAGAATCAGCGGGAAGAGCGTCACATACCACTGAACGTGATCGTCGTGGAGGGAAAGGCGCGTGAGGTAGAGGAAGAGGGCGAGAATCATGCACAGGCTCCCCAGCCTCATCCAGATGAAGACCGAGCCCGGGAGCAGATAGTACAATGCGCAGAGAAGTGTCCACAGGAAATTTGAATATCCTTCGACGCGCGCCCCGCCCGCGTAGGTAAGCCCATTCCCGCATGCAAGGTTCCGCGCGTAGATAAGGGAGATGTAGGCATCATCCATTATTAAATTGAATGGTTCCATCGCACACAGGATGAGGAAGATCACCACACCCGTCACGGTGCAGATGCGAATCTGCGTGGAGGAAAAATTCAAGAACGACTCCATTGATGGATAGTAGTGATACATGTTTTCATTGGGCTGATATCATCTCTTCCTATCGCTGCCTGGCGCGCTCATCGCGGGCGCGCGCATCGATATAAATATGCCGTGGAGCCGTCGGGAAGCGCATAGTTTTTCAATAGTGTGAGCGTGAACGAGGAAGGTATATAAGATGCGAGGAGCTCCTCGTAGTGGGGCTTCCTCGGCAGGGGGGCGGCCAGCAAAAAATTGCACCGGCGGAGCAGATCCTGCCGGATGAGGTGATCTTTGCGCCGCACCCCGTAGAGAAGGTAGTATGGCCTGATAGAGTATCCCCGCCGGCTGATCGCGTAAAAAAATTGATGCTCGGAGAAGCATGGCCGGGCAGCGGTGAGGAGCCCGAGGGCGGCCGCCCTTTCAGTACCCTGACTGAACTCCCGGACATCGCGTACTATTTCGTCTATCTTCCAATCTTCTCGCCGTGGAGGGCCGAAGAAGGTCTGGGGCACTCCCGCTTGGAAGATCACGCAGGCCTGGTTGTGGTTGGGGTAATCGGGGCTGTGTCCGGGCAGCGGTACATAGACTCGGCATGATCGATAGGGGAGGCCGAAATCTATCGCGAGCATGTTGGCCGCACTGAGTGCGAGTGCGAGAACGATTAACCCTCTCCTCCATGGGGTGGAGGCGATCAGGATGAGCCCCATGGCGGTGAGCACCGCGGCGGATGGCAGGACTGGCGCCAGAAAGCGCGCCTGCTTGTTTCTCATAAAAAACAGAATGCACATTGGAACAATGATCGCTGAGAGAAGGAGGGAGCTCAGCTTTTTATTTCTACCAAGAACGACGAGACTCACCGCAAGGATGATCACCAGCGGGAGTTGCACCAGCTGATCCATAAGGGAATAGGGATAGTAGATCAGCGAGTCCAGGCTGAGTACCGGTGGCGCATAATGTGAGCCGGTGGCGCCGTAGCCA
Encoded proteins:
- a CDS encoding PQQ-binding-like beta-propeller repeat protein, whose translation is MIYCVPSYDLSCLSSVPPQVRNGTGTLTISTDGSTYSISGSGFTDGPYYVDDGPTPTPTITPTRTPTWDPSVPTYTPTATPTPTITPTPRPGGPWPMFHYDNSHTGQSTYLGPQTGHLEWSYETGEDIYSPPVVGFDGRACVGSNDNTFYALTSAGALIWSYMTGYDVRSSPAINSDGVVYAGSYDNNFYAFTSDGLLTWSYKTRYDVNSSAVIDSDGSIYVGSYDNAIYALTSAGSQSWSYMTGDSVASSPAISSEGNIYMGSNDNALYAVTTAGILIWSYMAGDNVVSSPAISSDGNICVGSYDNRLYAFTSAGSFIWSYRTRSDVQSSPAIGYWGTVYVGSLSTDRNLYALSSAGSRQWSYKTGSYVYSSPAIGSDRSIYVGSDDNGMYALTSAGYRKWSYTTGDDVRSSPAIGYDGYVYVGSLDNKLYAFKDLPTPTPTPTRTPTLTPTPTRTPTITPTPTITPTPTITPTPTQTPTITPTPTITPTPTVTPTPTMTPTATDTPLAPAEIVLNNTMFRSGDSLAVKSSPLTPIVKNGRRLELPFSYPLLSTSIPRGAPAGPYELVTAFFDPSRPIRSRADAFLEVSTHFTIGK
- a CDS encoding glycosyltransferase family 39 protein, yielding MRPSFILAIIIIACGVSIYQWHRSDTQPPLPEEALRLRASLHYLGDLERPLKERLSFLLFKRYETSPPLVYVVTIPFYLVGGTDKSAAGMVNILFISLLIISVYGIGRRLYSETVGVTGAALVASYPIIVGLSKIYVPDIPETTMVTLAMYAALRAVASRRSSWSILLGLICGAGMLIAWHFVIFCVGPLMYLLLSSDRKLLSPAPLTARRRNLAFGAGAAALVAGPWYCAHSTRAIASLARGAWGIPSAAALFKSLLFYPCAFPTTLLLVPMTLLLLAGLTIAVVRRKASLLLILWLFVPMILLMPARQKTPRLLMPVLPAAALLTAAGASMVRRGSLRNGITGAAVAVSALNFLAINFGLPWGQSTIFLAVPSLRQKCASCLPLPLEPFRAEFPFYGIGLPRREDWALKKIIADIATLGEGTSDHRATLGWFISPHPRFNRYSLLYYIDQGGYPVRWMPPDEAQFILARLVTAAQRQQLSEWGKSWALLQRLKNYPLPDGSEAVLYLASVNSRRHYGAPDMPLDTGEERVEDAASSSGLARFAHRDRSAAGAMVKGPYHPLEKGAYRLLVKLKYDRPKGREALARMEVRAWKRDEPLASRDLNLPELGESGCYNPVQLDFEMPARDRVDIRIIHTGRADLWVDSIDIIPLSARTPETGPAPVR
- a CDS encoding glycosyltransferase family 39 protein, coding for MEKRSSYVRVLLAVYLLLAGVVAAWWLMDTRPPLIDPARHLNVSLAYHRYLIHHALTGFATAWFLPYHFYPPSIYISTALLYLLLGTSLVVARATILLFLLCAALATYGIGRRLMNEKAGVLAAILLICYPLILEDSKVYMTEVPLTAMVALGIYLLLRTREFQERSFSLMLGIALGFGALTKWLFPAFVIGPLVLCAIRGFSSASLVRSGSARALQHRLWNLTSMLLLALIVASPWYVLHASQIIGDISRYGYGATGSHYAPPVLSLDSLIYYPYSLMDQLVQLPLVIILAVSLVVLGRNKKLSSLLLSAIIVPMCILFFMRNKQARFLAPVLPSAAVLTAMGLILIASTPWRRGLIVLALALSAANMLAIDFGLPYRSCRVYVPLPGHSPDYPNHNQACVIFQAGVPQTFFGPPRREDWKIDEIVRDVREFSQGTERAAALGLLTAARPCFSEHQFFYAISRRGYSIRPYYLLYGVRRKDHLIRQDLLRRCNFLLAAPLPRKPHYEELLASYIPSSFTLTLLKNYALPDGSTAYLYRCARPR